In the Mya arenaria isolate MELC-2E11 chromosome 11, ASM2691426v1 genome, one interval contains:
- the LOC128207924 gene encoding DNA-directed RNA polymerases I and III subunit RPAC1-like, translating into MDRIKEIRTRVELKEHGLENVHSTDFPGSYDGYDDAWNKEKFEKNFRIEVGRLAADELEFDMIGIDAAIANAFRRILLSEVPTMAIEKVHIFNNTSIIQDEVLAHRLGLIPIKADPRLFQYKQNPDADPTEEDTIQFELKVKCTRNPKTDDPDNMYKDHKVTTRHLKWVPIGNQANIFKEGDIRPVHVTEDEPILIAKLRPGQELDLKLFCVKGIGQDHAKFSPVATASYRLLPEITLLKPVTGELAVKLQKCFSSGVIEIDTVDGEKKARVAHPRKDTCSREVMRHDDLKDCVKLCRVRDHFIFNVESTGILPPEVLVSQAIQVLMTKCRDLSRELDETDK; encoded by the exons atggACAGAATTAAGGAAATAAGAACCAGAGTTGAACTAAAAGAACATGGtcttgaaaat GTTCACAGTACTGACTTTCCAGGATCATATGATGGTTATGATGATGCTTGGAATAAAGAGAAATTTGAAAAG AATTTCCGCATCGAGGTTGGACGTTTGGCAGCTGATGAACTGGAATTTGACATGATAGGGATTGATGCAGCCATTGCTAATGCCTTCCGCAGAATACTTTTGTCAGAG GTTCCGACAATGGCTATTGAAAAGGTTCATATTTTCAACAACACATCCATTATCCAAGACGAGGTACTAGCACATAGACTTGGTCTCATTCCCATCAAGGCAGATCCCAGGCTCTTCCAGTACAAACAGAACC CTGATGCCGACCCAACAGAAGAAGACACAATCCAGTTTGAGCTGAAGGTGAAATGTACACGCAACCCAAAAACTGATGACCCAGACAACATGTATAAAGACCACAAAG TCACAACAAGACATTTAAAGTGGGTACCCATTGGAAACCAGGCAAATATA TTTAAAGAAGGAGACATAAGGCCGGTCCATGTCACTGAAGATGAACCCATATTGATCGCAAAACTGAGGCCTGGACAA GAGCTTGACCTGAAACTGTTCTGTGTGAAAGGAATTGGTCAAGATCACGCAAAGTTCTCACCAGTTG ctACTGCATCCTATCGCCTGCTACCTGAAATCACTCTGCTGAAACCAGTCACAGGGGAACTGGCTGTCAAACTACAGAAGTGTTTCTCCAGCGGGGTCATTGAGATTGATACAGTTGATG GTGAGAAGAAGGCGAGGGTTGCCCATCCACGCAAGGACACCTGTAGTCGGGAGGTGATGCGACATGACGACCTGAAAGACTGTGTCAAGCTATGCCGTGTCAGAGACCACTTTATCT tcaATGTTGAGTCGACTGGAATTCTGCCCCCTGAAGTATTGGTGTCACAGGCGATACAGGTGCTCATGACCAAGTGCCGGGATCTTTCTAGAGAATTGGACGAAACGGACAAGTAG